CGGCAGCGCGCCGATGTGATCCTCGTGGCCGTGGGTGATGATGATGGCGCGAAGGTCGTCCGCCGCCTCGGTCACGTACTCGAAGTTTGGAATGACGAGATCGACGCCGAGCAGCTCGGCCTCGGGGAACTTCACCCCGGCGTCGACCATCAACATCTGGTCGTCGTACTCAAAAACCGTCGAGTTCTTGCCGACCTCTCCGACGCCGCCGAGGAGGATCGCGCGTAGCGCTTGATCCACTGTGCCTCCTTGTCTTCTTGAGGGATTGAACCACGCCGCCAGAAGTCAGACAAGGCGTGGTAGACTGTCGTATGCGCTGTCCATTCTGCTCGTCGCGCGATACGCGCGTGCTCGATAAGCGAGACGCCGACGATGTCTCCATGACGAGGCGCCGGCGCGAGTGCCAGCAGTGCAACGGTCGATTCACGACCTACGAGCGGCCGGAGATCTCCACACTCATCATTGTGAAGAAAGACGGCCGCCGGCAGCCTTTCAATCGTGAGAAACTGCGGTCCAGTATTCAGACCGCGTGCACCAAGCGGCCCGTCAGCGCCGAGATCATCGAGCGCATGGTCGATCAGATTGAGAGCGCCCTCCGCAAGCGAGATGGCCTTGAGGTGCCGAGCAGCGTGGTCGGCGATCTGGTGATCGAGGGCTTGCGCGGCCTCGACCAGGTCGCCTACATCCGTTTTGCATCAGTGTACCGTGCCTTTGCCGACGTATCGTCATTTGAGGACGAGCTGCGGAAGCTCCTCAAGAACTAAGGCGGTCGTCAGAGGCGCATGCACGGTCACGACTCTGAGGATCGCACGCCGGCTGCCGGGACTGGCGGTGGCGTCGGCACGCCCGATCTGACCACGCCCTCATCAAGCGATGTGCGGCTCCCACGGGTGGGCCAGACCTGGGTTGGCGGCCGGATCGCGGTGATCGTCGCCGTACTGGGACTGGTCGGGGCGGCGCTCGGGGGCGGGGTCGTGGCCGTCGTGGCGCAGTCCGGGCCGTCGATGGATGCCATCCTGACGGCGGGCATCACCCTGGTGGCCATCGCCCTGCTGGTCGGCGGGCTGCTGCTCACGGCGGGCGGCCTGGGCTACTACGTCCTTGCCCCCGGCTTTATGGGCCGCGCGATGGCTGCGCGCGGCTTCGGATCGCACCGGCTGGTCATCGCCTGCACGCTGCTCATCGCGCTGCTCGCGAACGGCCCGCCGCTGCTCTGGGCGGCCTGGGCCGGGCGCGCCGGCATCTGCACGCCGGCCGGCCTCGTGACGGCGGCGCTCTCGGTGGACGCTGCGCTGCTCGGCGTGACGTACCTGCGGTTCATCCGCCCGGGCGTCCTGACGCTCGCCGACCTCGGGCTTGACCGCACGGCGACCGTCCGCCACGTCGGGCTGGGCCTGCTGGTCGGCGTCTCGGTGCTGGTCATCAGCGCGATGATCCAGGCGGCCATGTCGGCGTTGGGCATCCGCCAGACCCAGCTTGCGGATCTCTCGTGCATCCGGCAGTTTCCGCTGCTCGGCTTCTTCGGCGTGGTCTTCGCCGGGGCGATACTCGCGCCCATCGCCGAGGAGATCTACTTTCGCGGGTACGTGTTCGGCAGCTACCTACGGACGCAGCGGCCCGTGGTAGCTTATGCCGCGACGGGCCTCATCTTTGCCGCGCTGCACGGTAACCTGCCCGCGCTCCTGCCGATTCTCGCGCTCAGCGTCGTGTTCTGCTACGCCTACCAGCGGACGGGCAGTCTCGTGCCGAGCATGGTGGGGCATGCGCTGAACAACACGGCGGCGTTCTGTATCCTGTACTTCACCAACGCCCAGGTCTGAGCCTGTGCAACCTCGCCCGCCGGTCCTGGCCGACCGGTCCGGGCGCCAGGAGGACGACGATGGATCTGCCCCGCGCTCCACTGCCTCGGATGGTGCGTGTCCGCCAGGAGCTGCCGGACCAGCACCTGGCCGATGTGGCTCAGGCCGTTCGTGATGCCCTGGCCGCCGGCGGCCTGAAGGAGCGGGTGCGGCCAGGGCAGCGCATCGCCATCACGGCCGGCAGCCGGGGCATCTCGAACATCGCGCTGGTCATCAAGACCTGTGTCGAAGAGCTGCGGGCAGCCGGAGCCGAGCCGTTCGTGGTGCCGGCGATGGGCAGCCACGGCGGCGCGACCCCGGAGGGCCAGCGGGCCGTCCTGGCCGAGTACGGCATCACCGAGGCCGAGGTCGGCGCGCCGGTCCTGGCGACGATGGACACCCACATCGTCGGTCACCTGGACGATGGCTCATCCTGCTACATGGACTTGAACGCCTGGAACGGCGACGGCGTCCTGGTGGTCGGGCGGGTCAAGGCGCACACGGCCTTCCGCGCGGACATCGAGAGCGGCCTCTGCAAGATGCTGGCGATTGGCCTCGGCAAGCAGCGGGGCGCGGAGACCAATCACGCGCGCGGCCTCGCCCGGACCATCCCGGAAGTGGCCTCCGTGCTGCTGGCCAGCGGCAAGGTCACCATGGGCCTGGGCCTGGTGGAGAACGCCTACCACAAGCTGCACACGGTCCGCGCCACCGGCCCCGAGGGATTCCACGAGACGGACCGCTCGCTGCTGATGCTGGCCAACGAGCTGCTGCCGCGCGTGCCGTTCCAGGAGCTCGATCTGCTGATCGTGGATCAGATCGGCAAGAACGTCTCCGGCAGCGGCATGGACTACAACATCGTCGGGATGTGGCGGCGCATCGGCGGGCCGCGGACGCCGAACTACACCCGCATCGCCGTGCTCGGGATCACCCCGCAATCCGAGGGGAACGGCATGGGCATGGGCATCGCGAACTTCACGACCCAGCGCCTGTTCGATCAGCTCGACCTGCAGATGACCTACATGAACGGGCTGACGGCGAACGCCTACGACGCCATCAAGATCCCGATCATCCTGCCGAGCGACCGGGAAGCCTGCGAGGCCGCCCTCAAGGCGGCCCTGACCACCGCGCCGCCGCGCGTGGTGTGGATCAGGAACACGCTGGAGCTGGACGAGATGCTGGTCTCCGAGGCGCTGCTCCCCGAGGTGTCGGAGATCGCGGCGCTCCGGGCGCAGGGCAACCCGGCCGACTTCGCCGTGACTGCCGATGGCAGCTTCGTCCGCGACGGCGGCCGGGTGCTCCTGGCAACGGAGCGGGCGGCCGTCTCAGTCTGACCGGGTCTACGGGCGCGGCGTCGCCGTGGGGGCGGCTCCCCCGCCGGATGGGCGCGGCGTGGCCGGCTGGATGATGACCGGCAGGTTGGGGTTCGGCGTGGACGGGGCCGTCGTCGGCTTGGGAGCGGCTGGCGCGGACGTCGGCGGCGCGCCGCTGGTGCCGGTCGTCGGCTTCGGGGCGGCCGGGGCCTGCGTCGCGCCGGCCGGCTGCGGGGTGGTGGCGGCCCGTGTGGCGGCGGGTGCGACGGGCGTCGGCACACTGCCGGCCGGCGCGACCGCCCCGCGAATGATCCAGCCGGTGACGCCGGCGCTGTCGCGGACCTGCCGCCAGATCTGCCCGTCAACCTCGCGCTCCGGGCCGAGCACCTCGATGTTCGAGCCTTCGGTCAGGGTCTTGAGGATTCGGCCGCCACTGCCCGGCTCAGAGCGGATGTTGGCGCCCTGGCCGTTGGTGTTGCCGATCTGTCCCCGACCGGCCCCGGCCGCCGCCACGCCCGGCGACGTCGGCTTCGGGACTGGCGTCGCGGCGGGCGCGGCGGCGCTGGTGCTGCTGACGGACGGCTGCTGTTCGGAGCCAGGGACCGCCGCCACCGAGGAGACCGTGCCCTCGGCGGCCAGGAAGTTGGCAGCGATCCAACCCTGGTCGCCCTGGGTGTCGCGGACGTTCCGCCAGATGGTGCCGTCGATGGTCTGTTCCGGGCCGATCACGTCCACGACGGTGCCTTCACGAACGGTCTTGATCCGCTCGCCGTTCTGACCAGGGTCACGGCGGAGGTTGACGCCGTCATTGCCGGTATTGGCAACCTGGAGCCGCTGCCCGATGGCGGGCGCGCGTGGGACGGTCGGACTGACGACGGGCGTCGGCGTGAGCGTTGCGAAGATCTCGGCCAGCGACGAGTTGTTCGGCGTGGGGGAGACGATGGCCACCGGGAGCGCCGTCGGCGTGGGCGCCGGCCGGCTGGACGGCTGGATGACGGACATGATCACGAAGACCAGCCCGGCCGTCAGTGCGACGGCCAGCGCAGCGGCGAGGCCCAACCCGATCCACTGTGCGCGGGCCATCGGGCGGGCTGGCTCGGAGGCGTCGTAGCTGCGGACGCCTGGCGTCAGCGGCTGAGCCTGCGTGCGCCCGCGCCGCTTTGCAGCGCTGCCGGGGCCGGCCGCTCCGGCGTTTCCGCCGGAGCCGAACTGGTCGCGAAGCCGGTCGAGCAGACTCATCCCTCTCCCCTCGGCAGCAGCGTCGTCGCCAGGCCGCCGGCCGGGGACGGCTGCTCCCGGCGCAGCCAATCCGCGTTAGCATTCATTGTATCAGGGGGCGCTGACGGCTCGATCATGACTCTCCGAGAAAAGGAACGGTCGAAAGCGGTAACCGTCGCACATGCTCATCCGTTCTACAGAAGACGCGACGGATGTCACAGGAGGGTCACAGGCGAGGTCTTCTCGCCCCCTCCTCGGTGGACGCCGGCCGCGTGCTGGATGTTCCTTGGAGGCCCCGTGCGCCGACTCGCGACCCTGCTTCTGTCTGGCCTGCTCTCGTTGACCGTCGTGCTTCAACCCGGTGGCACATCTGCCGCCCGCGCCCAGTCCGACGAGATGGTGCACGGCGTCATCGTGGACACCACCGACCCCCGCAGCATGAAGGCGGCCCGTGAGGCCGGCTTCACCCACGCCAAGATGGTCCTGTACTGGCCGCGCATCGAGCCGAACCCGGGCCAGTTCCGCTGGCAGGAGTCGGACCAGAACGACCTCGACAACGTGATCCGCGCGGCCCAGGCCGAGGGCATCCCGCTGGTCCTGCGGGTAGACGAGGTGCCGGGCTGGGCGGGCGGCTCGCCGGGCAACGCTGACCTGGGCGCGGTCGAGGCGTTCTACGCAGCGATGGCCGCCCACGGGAAGGGGAAGGTCGTCGCCTACGAGATCCTGAACGAGCCGAACCTGCCGTTCGAGTGGGGTGGCCCGCCGGACCCGGCCGGCTACACGCGGTTCCTCCAGGCAGCCTATCGTGGGGTGAAGTCGCAGGATCCGGACGCGATGATTATCGGCGGCGGCCCCTCCCCGAACACCGGCGGCTACGGCGGGACCATTGAGGACTTCGACTTCTTGAACGGCATGTACAAGGCCGGCGCGAAGGGGTACATGGACGCGCTCGGGGTGCACAACTACGGCGGCAACACGGAACCAGAGCGCGACCCGGGCGATTGCGGCATCTGCTTCCGGCGCGCCGAGCTGTACCGGCAACTGATGGTTCGCAACGGCGACGCCAACACCCCGATCTGGGCCACCGAGTTCGGCTGGCTGATGGACCCCGGGCGCGGCCTGGGCCAGTACGACTGGATGAAGGTCAGCCCGGAGCAGCAGGCCGACTACGTCGTGCGCTCCTACCGCTACGCCCAGAAGAACTGGCCGTGGATGGGTGGGATGTTGCTCTCCAACCTGGACGCCAGCACGTCGCCGTACCACCAGGGGCCGGAGGACGGCCTGCCCTGGTTCGCGATCCTCAACGACGACTACTCGCCGCGCCCGGCCTGGACGGCGTTCCGCGACATGCGCTCCGAGGCGCGCAACCGGAGCGCGGCTGCCCCCGCACGCACGGCGGCGAAGCCATCGGCCAGCGAGGCGGCGGCCCAGGAGGCGGCAGCCGCGCAAGCGTCCGGCCCGACGGTCCGCGTGGCCGGCACGGACGGCCAGGGCGTGACCCTGCGGGAGAAGCCCGGCGTGGCCGGCCGGCGTCTGTCGGTGGTGCCCGAGGGCGCACGCCTCACGGTCATCGGCGAGGACGTTCAGGCGGACGGCCGCACCTGGCGAAACGTCAAGACGGCGTCCGGGGCGTCAGGCTGGGTCGCCGCGGAGTACGTCCGCACCGAGTGAGCGTTGACCGGCCGCGTCGATGGCCGTCTGGAGCGCCGGCAAGTCCTCAAAGATGCGCTCGGGCTGCACGTCCACGGCGGCGGCCTCCTCGCGGGTCGAGACGCCCGTCAGCACCAGGAACGTCTGCACGCCGGCGCGGTAGCCGCCCACGATGTCCGTGTCGAGGCGGTCTCCGATGATCGCCGTCTCGGCGGGCGTGGTCCCGAGCCGCTCGCAGCCGATCAGCAGCATCGTCGGCTCCGGCTTCCCGATGATCGTCGGGCGGATGCCGCCGCTGGCCGCGGCGATCAGTGCGTGAAACGAGCCTGCCCCCGGGATGATGCCGTCGTCCGTTGGCAGGGTCGTGTCGGGATTCGGGCCGACGAACCGCGCGCCGGCCCGCACCAGCCGGACGGCCGTTGTCAGCTTGGCGAACGTCAGCTCGCGGTCCAGGCCGACCACCACGAAGTCGGCATCCGAGTCGGCCAGCGTGAAGCCGGCCGCCTCAACCGCCCCCTTCAGCCCCGACTCGCCGATGACGTAGACGCGGCCGCCGTTCGGCGCTTCGTGCTGCAGGAAGCTGGCCGTGGCGTCGGCGCTCGCCAGCACCTCGTGCTCGCCAACCTGGATGTCCATCCGCGCCAGCTTCTCGACGTACTGCGGCGGCCCGAGCGTCGAGTTGTTGGTGGTCAGCAGGAACGGGATGCCGCGCGCCCGCAAGAACCGAAAGAACCCGGGCGCGGCCGGGATGACGCGGTCGCCGTGGTACACCACGCCGTCCAGGTCCACCAGGAAGCCACGCGGCGTCACGAACGGCCGCTCTCCACTCATCGTCGTGCTCCGAAGTACATGATCCCGACCCCGATGCCGCCCAGCACGACGGCTTCCAGTGCGCTCTGCATCGCGATCTTCATGACCGCGTCGAACCAGAAGCCTTCAGGGTAGAGCATGATCAGGTAGTCGGTGCGGGGGTCCAGCATCCAGTCGTCGTTGCTGAACGCGACATGGTGGAACTGCGTCCACGCCTCGGTGAAATCGACCAGCGAGAGCAGCCCCGCCAGCCCTAGCAACACGACCGTCGCCACGCCGCCCGCCACCAGCAGCATCCCGAGCCGCGGCAGGAACGCCGGTCCGCCCCCCAGCCCGATCCCCAGCAGGGGGATCAGCAGCAAGATCGCGCCCGCCACCAGCCGAGCCTGCCCGGCCAGGTGAAACAGCTTCTGGACGTCCACCATGTGGCTGATCTCTTTGGCGTTGAACAAGGGGCGCCGGGCGCCGTTCACGGTGATCTCGACGTCCAGCGTGGCGCTCGGCTCGCGCAGGTAGCGGATGAAACGGTCGGCGACGGCCATCAGTTGGGCGTCGTCCAGGCCCGTGACCTCGCGGATGCGGTACTTCTGAAACTCGGACTCGTAAAAGGCGCGGTCGCTCGCCACATCCAGGATGTTTCCGAGGATCAGGAACAGCGGCAGCGCGACGACGAACAGGATGGCCGCCAGCCAGCGCACGGCGACGGGCACGCTTGAGAGGCCCTCGGCGGCCACGGCGTCGCTCACGCGGGGCGCACGCCGGTGTCGAGCGTGCCGACCGCCGGCCGGGCCGGCCCGAGGTCGCGCTCGAGAATGGCGTCGATCCGTGGATAGATCAGCCAGACGCTGGCCGCCCCGAAGAGGCCGCCCGTGAGCGTCCGCAGGAGCA
The window above is part of the Chloroflexota bacterium genome. Proteins encoded here:
- a CDS encoding cellulase family glycosylhydrolase, with translation MRRLATLLLSGLLSLTVVLQPGGTSAARAQSDEMVHGVIVDTTDPRSMKAAREAGFTHAKMVLYWPRIEPNPGQFRWQESDQNDLDNVIRAAQAEGIPLVLRVDEVPGWAGGSPGNADLGAVEAFYAAMAAHGKGKVVAYEILNEPNLPFEWGGPPDPAGYTRFLQAAYRGVKSQDPDAMIIGGGPSPNTGGYGGTIEDFDFLNGMYKAGAKGYMDALGVHNYGGNTEPERDPGDCGICFRRAELYRQLMVRNGDANTPIWATEFGWLMDPGRGLGQYDWMKVSPEQQADYVVRSYRYAQKNWPWMGGMLLSNLDASTSPYHQGPEDGLPWFAILNDDYSPRPAWTAFRDMRSEARNRSAAAPARTAAKPSASEAAAQEAAAAQASGPTVRVAGTDGQGVTLREKPGVAGRRLSVVPEGARLTVIGEDVQADGRTWRNVKTASGASGWVAAEYVRTE
- a CDS encoding SH3 domain-containing protein: MSLLDRLRDQFGSGGNAGAAGPGSAAKRRGRTQAQPLTPGVRSYDASEPARPMARAQWIGLGLAAALAVALTAGLVFVIMSVIQPSSRPAPTPTALPVAIVSPTPNNSSLAEIFATLTPTPVVSPTVPRAPAIGQRLQVANTGNDGVNLRRDPGQNGERIKTVREGTVVDVIGPEQTIDGTIWRNVRDTQGDQGWIAANFLAAEGTVSSVAAVPGSEQQPSVSSTSAAAPAATPVPKPTSPGVAAAGAGRGQIGNTNGQGANIRSEPGSGGRILKTLTEGSNIEVLGPEREVDGQIWRQVRDSAGVTGWIIRGAVAPAGSVPTPVAPAATRAATTPQPAGATQAPAAPKPTTGTSGAPPTSAPAAPKPTTAPSTPNPNLPVIIQPATPRPSGGGAAPTATPRP
- a CDS encoding HAD family hydrolase codes for the protein MSGERPFVTPRGFLVDLDGVVYHGDRVIPAAPGFFRFLRARGIPFLLTTNNSTLGPPQYVEKLARMDIQVGEHEVLASADATASFLQHEAPNGGRVYVIGESGLKGAVEAAGFTLADSDADFVVVGLDRELTFAKLTTAVRLVRAGARFVGPNPDTTLPTDDGIIPGAGSFHALIAAASGGIRPTIIGKPEPTMLLIGCERLGTTPAETAIIGDRLDTDIVGGYRAGVQTFLVLTGVSTREEAAAVDVQPERIFEDLPALQTAIDAAGQRSLGADVLRGDPA
- a CDS encoding CPBP family intramembrane metalloprotease, with the translated sequence MHGHDSEDRTPAAGTGGGVGTPDLTTPSSSDVRLPRVGQTWVGGRIAVIVAVLGLVGAALGGGVVAVVAQSGPSMDAILTAGITLVAIALLVGGLLLTAGGLGYYVLAPGFMGRAMAARGFGSHRLVIACTLLIALLANGPPLLWAAWAGRAGICTPAGLVTAALSVDAALLGVTYLRFIRPGVLTLADLGLDRTATVRHVGLGLLVGVSVLVISAMIQAAMSALGIRQTQLADLSCIRQFPLLGFFGVVFAGAILAPIAEEIYFRGYVFGSYLRTQRPVVAYAATGLIFAALHGNLPALLPILALSVVFCYAYQRTGSLVPSMVGHALNNTAAFCILYFTNAQV
- the nrdR gene encoding transcriptional repressor NrdR, giving the protein MRCPFCSSRDTRVLDKRDADDVSMTRRRRECQQCNGRFTTYERPEISTLIIVKKDGRRQPFNREKLRSSIQTACTKRPVSAEIIERMVDQIESALRKRDGLEVPSSVVGDLVIEGLRGLDQVAYIRFASVYRAFADVSSFEDELRKLLKN
- a CDS encoding DUF2088 domain-containing protein; protein product: MDLPRAPLPRMVRVRQELPDQHLADVAQAVRDALAAGGLKERVRPGQRIAITAGSRGISNIALVIKTCVEELRAAGAEPFVVPAMGSHGGATPEGQRAVLAEYGITEAEVGAPVLATMDTHIVGHLDDGSSCYMDLNAWNGDGVLVVGRVKAHTAFRADIESGLCKMLAIGLGKQRGAETNHARGLARTIPEVASVLLASGKVTMGLGLVENAYHKLHTVRATGPEGFHETDRSLLMLANELLPRVPFQELDLLIVDQIGKNVSGSGMDYNIVGMWRRIGGPRTPNYTRIAVLGITPQSEGNGMGMGIANFTTQRLFDQLDLQMTYMNGLTANAYDAIKIPIILPSDREACEAALKAALTTAPPRVVWIRNTLELDEMLVSEALLPEVSEIAALRAQGNPADFAVTADGSFVRDGGRVLLATERAAVSV
- a CDS encoding TIGR01906 family membrane protein, with translation MSDAVAAEGLSSVPVAVRWLAAILFVVALPLFLILGNILDVASDRAFYESEFQKYRIREVTGLDDAQLMAVADRFIRYLREPSATLDVEITVNGARRPLFNAKEISHMVDVQKLFHLAGQARLVAGAILLLIPLLGIGLGGGPAFLPRLGMLLVAGGVATVVLLGLAGLLSLVDFTEAWTQFHHVAFSNDDWMLDPRTDYLIMLYPEGFWFDAVMKIAMQSALEAVVLGGIGVGIMYFGARR